A genomic stretch from Leptospira licerasiae serovar Varillal str. VAR 010 includes:
- the secE gene encoding preprotein translocase subunit SecE, which yields MKFGAFIQECREELKKVQWPNRQEVMQSTIVVLVTVLFFSAFLFFSDTAFVKLLTGFWNL from the coding sequence GTGAAGTTTGGCGCATTTATACAAGAGTGTAGAGAAGAACTGAAAAAAGTTCAATGGCCGAATAGACAAGAGGTGATGCAGTCCACCATCGTAGTTCTAGTCACGGTTTTATTTTTCTCTGCTTTCCTATTCTTTTCGGATACTGCGTTTGTGAAGCTTCTTACCGGATTCTGGAATCTGTAA
- a CDS encoding ankyrin repeat domain-containing protein produces the protein MNLFTSKSQFPIFCIKGGLLFLWIFLTSCISPQFAMSGGGGSPYPSDFVYKGDLFGLQNCLRAGYSVDTRDPFTRNFTPLMIAAREGEVEIAEFLVRNGADINAKTRDGHTALMMAVYNRNLDIVKLLLKNGANVHIKSKQGHTAFSEASLEEAIQIKELLLPYEIGPKR, from the coding sequence ATGAATCTTTTCACTTCCAAGTCGCAGTTCCCCATATTTTGTATTAAGGGCGGGTTGCTCTTTTTATGGATTTTTTTGACGAGTTGTATTTCTCCTCAATTTGCAATGAGTGGGGGAGGGGGAAGCCCTTATCCTTCCGACTTTGTCTATAAAGGAGATCTATTCGGTTTACAAAATTGTTTGAGAGCAGGTTATTCAGTAGATACAAGAGATCCTTTTACTAGGAATTTTACGCCTTTAATGATCGCGGCAAGAGAAGGAGAAGTTGAGATTGCAGAATTTTTAGTTCGGAACGGCGCAGACATTAACGCTAAAACTAGAGATGGACATACCGCTCTAATGATGGCCGTTTACAATCGGAACCTTGATATAGTGAAACTACTTTTGAAGAATGGTGCCAATGTACATATCAAAAGTAAACAAGGACATACAGCATTTTCGGAAGCTAGTTTAGAAGAAGCAATTCAGATCAAAGAACTACTTCTTCCATATGAGATCGGTCCAAAAAGATGA
- the rplK gene encoding 50S ribosomal protein L11 encodes MAAKKVVKQIKLQVEAGKANPAPPVGPALGQAGLNIMEFCKQFNERSKNQMGYKLPVVITVFSDRSFTFITKSPPAALLVKKAIGLETGSATPHTVKVGKISRKQLEEIAKTKMEDLNANDLDAAVQIIAGTCRSMGVTVEG; translated from the coding sequence ATGGCAGCAAAAAAAGTAGTAAAGCAGATTAAGCTCCAGGTTGAAGCCGGTAAGGCCAACCCTGCTCCTCCAGTCGGACCGGCACTCGGTCAGGCAGGATTGAACATTATGGAGTTCTGCAAGCAGTTCAACGAGAGATCTAAAAACCAAATGGGTTATAAGCTCCCCGTTGTAATCACAGTATTCTCCGACAGGAGTTTTACATTCATTACCAAGTCCCCTCCGGCAGCTCTTCTTGTTAAGAAAGCGATCGGATTAGAGACCGGTTCCGCAACTCCTCATACTGTTAAGGTAGGGAAGATTTCTCGTAAGCAATTAGAAGAAATTGCTAAAACCAAAATGGAAGACTTAAACGCGAACGATCTGGACGCAGCTGTTCAAATTATCGCCGGAACTTGTCGTTCTATGGGCGTTACGGTAGAGGGTTAA
- a CDS encoding helix-turn-helix domain-containing protein yields the protein MNEFGIQSYTSLFLVFSIGLAFLFSLGEIFSSPRGEKQNLLAIIFFLVGIFLSHAFLLTCKMIIHFPGLYLTHLPVSGLMGPFIERYLLLAMGNTPESKKIFYLKMIPALLIFIWMAPFYFSGSPEKIELLKSLQTTGLPVFLKIPVLSAMGVVFAFLLSTFVRLFWGFRFSVIYKDPRMLTILGVSVCILIILLYGSISVFLGSIRGLEGVGSLIGIFLCSLYILRQGFPEFFLEVQRVVEEEKKYRASQLIGLDLDGIKQNLEDLFQKEKVFLKEDLTLGFLAGRLEISTHQLSEYLNNEIGKNFFQLLNEHRVEEAKKKIESDPQEVLLSIAYSSGFGSKSAFNEVFRKETGFTPSEYRNKIRKNKSK from the coding sequence ATGAACGAGTTCGGAATCCAATCTTATACTTCCTTATTTTTAGTCTTCTCGATCGGACTCGCATTTTTGTTTTCTTTGGGAGAAATATTTTCTTCACCGAGGGGAGAAAAACAAAACTTACTAGCGATTATTTTTTTCTTAGTGGGGATCTTTCTATCTCATGCATTCTTACTGACTTGTAAAATGATCATCCACTTCCCTGGTTTGTATCTTACACATCTTCCTGTTTCCGGACTCATGGGACCTTTTATTGAACGTTATCTACTTCTTGCCATGGGAAACACTCCGGAATCCAAAAAAATATTTTATCTCAAGATGATCCCCGCACTACTGATATTTATTTGGATGGCGCCCTTTTATTTTTCCGGAAGCCCGGAAAAGATCGAATTACTCAAAAGTCTGCAGACCACCGGGCTTCCAGTATTTTTAAAAATCCCGGTTTTAAGCGCCATGGGAGTCGTGTTCGCATTTTTACTTTCCACATTTGTTCGTTTGTTTTGGGGTTTTCGGTTTTCGGTCATATACAAAGACCCAAGAATGCTTACGATCTTAGGAGTAAGCGTTTGTATTCTGATCATTTTATTATATGGCTCCATATCCGTATTCTTAGGATCTATCAGAGGCTTAGAAGGTGTAGGTTCTTTGATCGGGATCTTTTTATGCTCTTTGTATATTCTGCGCCAAGGATTCCCCGAATTTTTCTTAGAAGTACAAAGAGTAGTGGAAGAGGAAAAAAAATACAGAGCCTCCCAACTAATCGGGTTGGATCTAGATGGTATCAAACAAAACTTAGAAGACCTATTTCAAAAGGAGAAGGTATTCTTAAAAGAAGATCTGACACTCGGATTTTTGGCAGGCAGATTAGAGATTAGTACGCACCAACTCTCTGAATATTTGAACAATGAAATTGGAAAAAATTTCTTTCAATTATTGAATGAACACAGGGTAGAAGAGGCAAAAAAGAAAATAGAATCCGATCCTCAAGAAGTTTTGTTGTCCATCGCCTACTCTTCGGGATTTGGCTCAAAATCAGCTTTTAACGAGGTTTTCCGAAAGGAAACCGGATTTACACCCTCCGAATACAGAAACAAGATCCGCAAAAATAAGTCCAAATAG
- a CDS encoding LA_3696 family protein, whose amino-acid sequence MFRRIPRKLEEILGDEGTNEFSDFINDSFAANKENVMELVSDRFENRLSEELNVFRSEYKTDLADLRAEFKSDIAELRAEVKEDIAELRAELKEDIAELRTELKEDIAELRAELKEDIAELRAELKGEIAELRVEMNEKISELRIEIHKLISAQTRWMLGAIIALTGIFSIIVKM is encoded by the coding sequence ATGTTTCGCAGAATACCGCGAAAGTTAGAAGAAATATTAGGTGATGAAGGAACGAACGAGTTTTCCGATTTTATCAACGATTCTTTCGCAGCTAACAAGGAGAATGTGATGGAACTTGTTTCGGATAGATTTGAGAACAGACTTTCGGAAGAATTGAATGTATTCCGCTCTGAATACAAAACAGATCTGGCAGATTTAAGAGCAGAATTCAAATCGGATATAGCTGAACTTCGGGCCGAAGTAAAAGAGGACATAGCAGAACTTCGTGCAGAATTAAAGGAGGATATTGCAGAGCTTCGAACAGAATTAAAAGAGGATATTGCAGAGCTTCGGGCGGAATTAAAGGAAGATATCGCCGAACTCAGAGCAGAGCTAAAAGGAGAAATAGCAGAACTCCGTGTCGAAATGAATGAAAAAATCTCAGAGCTCCGAATAGAAATTCACAAACTCATTTCTGCTCAGACAAGATGGATGTTAGGTGCGATCATAGCCTTGACGGGAATTTTCTCGATCATAGTCAAAATGTAA
- a CDS encoding type II toxin-antitoxin system VapB family antitoxin: protein MTAVKTTLYIPDELISSAQDYTGILEKTRLVQEGLRALIREKSAERMALLGGTDPKAEGPIRKKSPK, encoded by the coding sequence ATGACAGCTGTCAAAACCACCCTATACATCCCAGACGAGCTGATCTCCAGCGCCCAAGACTATACCGGGATCTTAGAAAAGACACGTCTCGTCCAAGAAGGATTACGCGCACTTATTCGAGAAAAATCTGCAGAAAGAATGGCTCTTTTAGGAGGGACCGATCCTAAAGCAGAAGGCCCTATCCGAAAAAAATCCCCTAAATGA
- a CDS encoding helix-turn-helix domain-containing protein, translated as MAKTIYTEEYKIFQKLLKKAREDAGLTQVDVADALKTPQSFISKVEAGDRRIDVIEFWNLAKLYKKPVEFFFKFEDKAEHKSKKKSLKAASSTKRKSK; from the coding sequence TTGGCTAAAACAATCTACACCGAAGAATATAAGATTTTCCAAAAGTTGCTAAAGAAGGCCCGGGAAGACGCAGGCTTAACTCAAGTGGATGTTGCAGACGCGCTCAAAACACCCCAATCTTTTATTTCCAAAGTCGAGGCGGGAGACAGAAGGATAGACGTTATCGAATTCTGGAACCTGGCAAAACTTTATAAAAAGCCTGTGGAATTCTTCTTCAAGTTTGAAGATAAAGCAGAACATAAATCTAAGAAGAAGTCTTTAAAAGCCGCAAGTTCTACTAAAAGAAAGTCCAAATAG
- a CDS encoding type ISP restriction/modification enzyme, whose amino-acid sequence MSKGGPQQSSTVRIGFLSKYIHSLSEISSTGVSTELSYRAPLAELLHSIDNSLLANNEPRRTEYGAPDYVILRNNTPIGYIETKDIGENLDKIEKSEQIQRYKESLGNLIVTDYLEFRWFVEGEKRSSVKIASRKGSKIVPFPGYESEVIDLLDCFANEQTRVAKDPKDLAQRMGKIALVIRNTILSALQSKEDSALKDQMKTFHSRLIKQLSEAEFADMYAQTICYGLFAARANHSSGEFTRKTAGFEVPKTNPFLRRLFNTIAGTELDDRVTWAVDNLAYLLDRADFQAILKDFGKKTKHEDPVIHFYETFLASYDSKIREKKGVYYTPDPVVKYLVKTVDYILRNKKYFGFKGGLANSDTISKNSSDQNGEESHRIQILDPAVGTGTFLFEVIKMIKASFQGNEGQWKKYVPKHLLPRIFGFELLMAPYAIAHLKIGLYLKETGYDFEADDRLRIFLTNTLEESVHFKEEDIFDKFLVNESREAGEIKENKPIAVILGNPPYFGESKNNGDWIYNLLHKGTGNYFEFGGKPLNEKNPKWLNDDYVKFIRFSQWKIEQNGEGILAFITNHAYLDNPTFRGMRESLRNTFDDIYILDLHGNSGKAEKQKDGSSDQNVFEIAQGVALSIFIKKKNGEVKEPARIFYSELLGDRETKYKWLREHDLSDTNWNQIEPSKDLCLFVPQDSKRRIEYEKYPKITEIMPSHSVGLLTARDKLTIHFTPEEVWKTIIGFSEMETEEARVEFQLGEDVRDWKVSYAQKDLLDSGPNKKYITKILYRPFDYRYTYYTGKTKGFLCYPRKEIMKHLLQNENLALITSRMTKGENFAHALVTDLPGEVIGLSPKTSNNAFFFPLYLVGDDSGLFTEKSVNFSKEFLDLLHSKDISSTHEEVFYYIFSILYSSEYRKRYAEFLKRDFPRIPITSNKELFRKLSKYGEKIVSLQLMQNKTASKVKFPVSGDTVVDKLSYEIEKERVWINSKQYFAKISNEVWEYKIGGYQVCEKWLNDRKGRSLSFQEILHYSYIPHSIESIIKITGSIDKTISEYGKFPFV is encoded by the coding sequence ATGAGCAAGGGCGGCCCACAACAATCCAGCACCGTTAGAATAGGATTCCTATCCAAATATATACATTCTCTATCTGAAATTTCGTCTACCGGAGTATCGACGGAACTTTCATATCGTGCACCCCTTGCTGAACTTCTTCATTCAATCGATAACTCTTTATTGGCAAACAATGAGCCGAGAAGAACCGAATATGGGGCTCCAGACTACGTAATCTTAAGAAATAACACGCCTATCGGTTATATAGAAACTAAAGATATAGGGGAAAATTTAGATAAAATCGAAAAATCAGAACAAATTCAAAGGTATAAAGAAAGTTTAGGAAATTTGATCGTTACCGACTATCTCGAATTCAGATGGTTCGTAGAAGGAGAAAAAAGATCATCCGTTAAAATCGCAAGCAGAAAGGGAAGTAAAATAGTTCCCTTTCCGGGATATGAATCAGAAGTAATCGACCTTTTAGATTGTTTCGCAAACGAGCAAACAAGAGTCGCCAAAGACCCTAAAGATTTAGCCCAAAGGATGGGAAAAATCGCATTAGTTATTCGTAATACAATCCTTTCGGCCCTTCAATCCAAGGAAGACTCCGCACTAAAGGATCAAATGAAAACCTTTCATTCCCGTTTAATCAAACAACTCTCAGAAGCGGAATTTGCCGATATGTACGCTCAGACAATTTGTTACGGTCTATTTGCCGCAAGAGCGAATCATTCTTCGGGAGAATTTACTCGAAAAACAGCCGGTTTCGAAGTTCCCAAAACGAATCCATTTTTAAGAAGATTATTCAATACTATCGCAGGCACCGAGTTAGACGATAGAGTGACTTGGGCAGTCGATAATTTAGCATACCTATTGGATAGAGCGGATTTCCAAGCCATCTTAAAGGACTTTGGCAAGAAGACGAAACATGAAGATCCGGTAATTCATTTTTATGAAACTTTTCTAGCTTCATATGACTCCAAGATACGGGAAAAAAAGGGAGTCTATTATACGCCCGATCCCGTTGTAAAATATCTGGTTAAAACCGTAGATTATATTCTGAGAAACAAAAAGTATTTTGGATTTAAAGGCGGTTTAGCCAATTCAGACACAATTTCGAAGAATTCTTCAGATCAGAATGGAGAAGAGTCTCATAGGATCCAAATTTTAGATCCCGCAGTAGGAACCGGAACTTTCTTATTCGAAGTAATAAAGATGATCAAAGCTTCCTTTCAAGGGAACGAAGGACAATGGAAAAAATACGTCCCGAAACATTTACTTCCGAGGATCTTCGGTTTTGAATTATTAATGGCACCTTATGCGATTGCACACCTTAAGATAGGTTTATATTTAAAAGAAACAGGATATGATTTTGAAGCGGACGATAGGCTCAGGATCTTCTTAACTAACACTCTAGAAGAGTCGGTCCATTTTAAGGAAGAAGATATTTTCGATAAATTTTTGGTAAATGAATCAAGAGAAGCCGGAGAAATCAAAGAGAACAAGCCGATTGCAGTAATACTCGGTAACCCACCTTATTTCGGAGAATCCAAGAATAACGGAGATTGGATATATAACTTATTACATAAAGGCACAGGAAATTACTTTGAATTCGGCGGGAAGCCTCTCAATGAAAAGAACCCTAAATGGTTGAATGATGATTATGTAAAATTTATCCGCTTCTCTCAATGGAAAATAGAACAGAATGGTGAAGGGATACTTGCATTCATTACGAATCACGCCTATTTAGATAACCCTACATTTAGGGGAATGAGAGAAAGTTTACGAAATACTTTCGATGATATTTATATATTAGACTTACATGGGAACTCCGGCAAGGCCGAAAAACAAAAAGACGGTAGTTCCGATCAGAATGTATTTGAAATAGCGCAAGGAGTCGCGCTTAGCATATTTATTAAAAAGAAGAATGGCGAAGTGAAAGAGCCTGCTCGAATATTCTATTCCGAGTTATTGGGAGATAGGGAAACAAAATATAAATGGTTAAGGGAACATGACCTCTCTGATACAAATTGGAATCAAATCGAACCTTCTAAAGATCTTTGTTTATTCGTTCCTCAGGATAGCAAGCGTAGGATCGAATATGAAAAATATCCTAAGATTACCGAAATAATGCCTTCTCATTCAGTAGGACTATTGACTGCTCGAGACAAACTCACGATCCATTTTACTCCCGAAGAAGTATGGAAGACTATAATCGGATTTTCCGAAATGGAGACTGAGGAGGCAAGGGTTGAATTTCAGCTAGGTGAAGACGTAAGAGATTGGAAGGTAAGTTATGCCCAAAAGGACCTTTTAGACTCCGGCCCAAATAAGAAATATATCACAAAGATACTTTATCGACCTTTTGACTATAGATACACATATTACACTGGAAAAACCAAAGGATTTCTTTGCTACCCTAGAAAAGAGATAATGAAACATCTTTTGCAGAATGAAAATTTAGCATTGATAACTTCTAGGATGACTAAGGGAGAGAATTTCGCTCATGCGCTTGTTACCGATCTCCCTGGAGAAGTAATCGGCCTATCTCCCAAAACATCGAATAATGCATTTTTCTTTCCACTATATTTAGTGGGAGATGATTCCGGTCTTTTTACGGAAAAGTCCGTAAATTTTTCAAAGGAATTTTTGGATCTGTTGCATTCGAAAGATATATCTTCGACCCATGAAGAAGTATTTTATTATATATTTTCGATATTATACTCCTCTGAATACAGAAAGAGATATGCCGAATTTTTAAAGAGAGACTTTCCTCGTATTCCTATCACTTCTAACAAGGAGCTATTCAGAAAACTTTCAAAATACGGAGAAAAAATCGTCTCCCTACAATTGATGCAAAACAAAACCGCATCCAAAGTAAAATTTCCAGTCTCCGGGGATACTGTAGTAGATAAATTAAGTTATGAAATTGAAAAAGAAAGGGTCTGGATCAATTCAAAACAATATTTTGCAAAAATTTCGAACGAGGTATGGGAATACAAAATAGGAGGCTATCAAGTTTGTGAAAAATGGTTAAACGATAGAAAAGGTAGAAGTCTTTCTTTCCAAGAAATATTGCATTATTCTTATATACCCCATTCGATAGAAAGTATTATTAAAATCACAGGTTCAATCGACAAAACAATTTCTGAATACGGAAAATTCCCATTTGTATAA
- a CDS encoding sterol desaturase family protein has translation MAFNACDFSWECVRNFGLFQLSMNFIRYYPLAGLAFFIFWIWKKGYFEKYRIQKNFPKWEKVVYEIKQSAVTMIMFSLVAVVSFSLQKLGYLPRALYFDISERGWAYAILSYILITVWHETWFYWAHRLMHHKKVYSFVHAIHHKSVNPSPLAAYNFHWAEAFLEAIYVVPFISLVPIHFGVFIFHTFYAMVMNIWWHLGYEFLPKGWASHPITKWINTSTHHNLHHQKFHGNYSLYFNFWDRIMGTNFPNYETYFDEVAGKKEDYEKTPITSQIGFAK, from the coding sequence ATGGCATTTAACGCTTGTGATTTCAGTTGGGAATGCGTTCGGAATTTCGGACTATTCCAACTTTCAATGAACTTTATCAGATACTATCCATTAGCAGGACTCGCATTCTTTATATTCTGGATTTGGAAAAAAGGATACTTCGAAAAATACAGGATCCAGAAAAATTTCCCAAAATGGGAGAAGGTCGTATATGAGATCAAACAATCTGCAGTCACGATGATAATGTTCAGCTTGGTTGCGGTCGTTTCTTTCAGCCTTCAAAAGTTAGGATATCTTCCGAGAGCGCTCTACTTCGATATCTCCGAAAGAGGTTGGGCTTATGCGATCTTAAGTTATATCCTGATCACCGTCTGGCATGAAACTTGGTTTTATTGGGCTCATAGACTTATGCATCACAAAAAGGTCTATTCTTTCGTACATGCGATCCATCATAAATCCGTTAACCCTTCTCCTTTAGCTGCATACAATTTCCATTGGGCAGAAGCTTTCTTAGAAGCGATTTACGTTGTGCCGTTCATCAGTTTAGTGCCGATCCATTTCGGAGTGTTCATATTCCACACATTCTATGCGATGGTAATGAATATTTGGTGGCATTTAGGATATGAATTTTTACCGAAAGGATGGGCGAGTCATCCTATTACAAAGTGGATCAACACCTCCACCCATCATAACCTTCACCACCAAAAGTTTCATGGGAATTATAGTCTCTATTTTAATTTTTGGGACCGGATCATGGGAACAAATTTCCCGAATTACGAAACCTATTTTGACGAGGTAGCCGGTAAGAAAGAAGACTATGAAAAAACGCCGATAACTTCTCAGATAGGATTTGCGAAGTAG
- a CDS encoding type II toxin-antitoxin system VapC family toxin, with the protein MTAVLVDTSVWINHLRRSDPKLVELLHQGLVRRHPMVEGELSLGNFKNKNSFLTEYALLKEVPIANHKETMIFSERNSLAGLGIGWIDAHLLASCILGSAKLYSADLSLVKAAEKIGIAEITT; encoded by the coding sequence ATGACGGCGGTACTAGTAGACACTTCCGTTTGGATCAATCACCTGCGCAGATCCGATCCAAAACTAGTGGAACTTCTACACCAAGGTTTGGTTCGACGTCATCCTATGGTAGAGGGAGAGCTCAGTCTGGGTAATTTTAAAAATAAGAACTCTTTTCTCACTGAATATGCCCTCCTGAAAGAAGTTCCGATCGCAAACCATAAAGAGACCATGATCTTTTCAGAAAGAAATTCCTTGGCGGGACTAGGAATCGGCTGGATAGATGCACATTTGCTTGCAAGTTGCATCTTAGGAAGCGCAAAATTATATTCTGCGGATTTGTCTTTAGTAAAGGCCGCGGAGAAGATTGGTATCGCGGAAATTACAACATGA
- a CDS encoding DJ-1/PfpI family protein produces MQEPFNIGLLIFPDLTPLDFVGPYEVFSRMKNSKVHVIAETKDPVPSERGLFILPDRSLYENIDLDLVLVPGGLGVNRLMENERILNWLREKSKTSKYISSVCTGSLVLAAAGLLNGYKATTHWLSLDVLRLFPKIDVQEDRVVIDRDRITGGGVTAGIDFALQVVAEIQGQMAAEEIQLMIEYNPEPPFLSGHPKTANPNLVSETRTSKIKAQDLRKEIAARSIEKLSKS; encoded by the coding sequence ATGCAAGAGCCGTTCAATATCGGATTACTTATCTTTCCGGACCTAACTCCGCTGGATTTTGTAGGTCCTTACGAAGTATTTTCCAGAATGAAAAATTCCAAAGTCCATGTTATAGCCGAAACAAAGGACCCAGTCCCTTCCGAAAGAGGGCTTTTCATTCTTCCGGACAGAAGTTTGTATGAAAATATAGACTTGGACTTGGTCTTAGTTCCCGGTGGACTCGGAGTCAATCGACTCATGGAAAATGAAAGAATTCTGAATTGGCTGAGAGAAAAATCAAAAACTTCCAAATACATTAGCTCCGTTTGCACCGGCTCTTTGGTTTTGGCTGCAGCAGGTCTATTAAATGGATATAAAGCGACCACACATTGGCTATCTCTCGATGTATTAAGACTTTTTCCCAAAATTGACGTACAAGAAGATAGAGTGGTAATCGATCGAGACAGAATCACCGGAGGTGGGGTCACCGCTGGGATCGATTTTGCACTCCAAGTTGTAGCGGAGATCCAAGGCCAAATGGCCGCAGAAGAAATCCAATTGATGATCGAATATAATCCTGAACCTCCCTTTTTGAGCGGACATCCTAAAACCGCGAACCCAAACCTAGTTTCAGAAACAAGGACCTCTAAAATAAAAGCCCAAGATCTCAGAAAAGAGATCGCTGCCAGATCGATCGAAAAACTTTCCAAATCTTAA
- the nusG gene encoding transcription termination/antitermination protein NusG, translating into MADLKWYALQTYSGHENKVQKNLEKLIQQRKLEEKISQVRIPTMEVAEMKNGKKKVTKKKLMPGYVLVEMDMDEDLRFMIQSLPSVSTFVGSKDGGPEPLSVDEVKNLFAETGEFQSEEPVTPRLLFKVGDSLKIIDGPFANFTGVVDEIFPDKGRLRVKVEIFGRSTPVELDYLQVKTEP; encoded by the coding sequence ATGGCTGATTTGAAATGGTATGCGTTACAGACTTATTCCGGTCACGAGAATAAGGTCCAGAAGAATCTGGAAAAGCTGATCCAACAGCGCAAGCTGGAGGAGAAGATTTCTCAAGTGCGTATTCCTACCATGGAAGTCGCCGAGATGAAGAACGGCAAAAAGAAGGTTACTAAGAAAAAACTTATGCCGGGCTACGTTCTTGTTGAGATGGATATGGACGAGGACCTTCGATTCATGATCCAAAGTCTTCCTTCTGTTTCTACTTTTGTGGGATCCAAAGATGGGGGACCGGAGCCTCTTTCCGTTGACGAAGTGAAAAATCTTTTCGCGGAAACCGGAGAGTTCCAATCAGAGGAGCCAGTTACTCCTCGCTTATTGTTTAAAGTGGGAGATAGCCTGAAGATTATCGACGGGCCTTTCGCGAATTTTACTGGAGTCGTAGACGAGATCTTCCCGGACAAAGGAAGACTCAGAGTGAAGGTGGAGATTTTCGGACGCTCTACCCCTGTGGAATTAGATTATCTACAGGTCAAAACCGAACCCTGA